The genomic DNA GTTTCCGCCCTCCGAGTGGCCCGGGGCATGGGCGAGGTGGGGGGAGCCGAGGAACGGAGGAGGAGGGGCCCGCGCGAGGCTCCGCCTCTCCCCCGCGGCGGCCTCGGTTACAACCTGGGCCCAGAGGGTTCCGGGTCCCGGGCGTGGAGGCCTGAGTCAGGCTCCCGCAGAGGCTGCTCCTCCTTGTCCCCTCGGGGGCGCGGCCCCCGCTGCTCGACGTGCAGCTGCAGCAGAGCCCGGCGGTACATGGCCTCCAGCTTCTCAAGCCGAGCCCTcagggccctggggctgccgggctGATCCTCACGGCCGCTGCCTCTCGCCCTGCGGTTCGTGCTGGCCTCCTCGGGGCCTGGGTTTGCCTCCGCGGGCGTCCCGTCGGCGTCTTCGCCGGGGAACCGCAAAGCCTGACGGAAGAGGCTGCGGTTCTCGCGCTTCAGCCTCCGGTTCTCGAGCCGCAGCCGGGCGTTCTCCTCGCGTAGCCGCGCGTTCTGCCGGTCCCGCTCGTCCCGCGCGCGGATGGCCTCTAGGTGGCTCGCCGCCAGGTCGGCAAACCGCTCCTCCAGCTGCTGTCGGGCGCCGCCCGCACGGCCTCGCCAGCCCacgccgccgctgctgccgccaCCCCCACGAACCCGGCCCGGGCGGCCTGGCCCGCGGCTATCCCCGCCGCCATGCCCGCCGCCGCAACTCCCGCGCCTAGTGGCGCCACCACGCATGCGCCACATCGGTCCCGTCCCAACCGCGCCGTCAGCGCTGTGGGCCGAGGGGCCGCGCGCCCAGGCGCGGGCGGTTCGGGGCACGGCGAGGcggccggggcggcggcggcggaggaggagaggaggtggaGGGCGGCGGCTGCTGGCCTGGAGCCAGAGGAGGCCGGGAATTTGCCCGGGCTGAGGCGTGTCCTGTCTCCTGTGGTGGAGCTGCCCCCAGGGCCTGCTATCTCTGGGCTTGGCTGTCACACAATGCCCCCGGGAGCGCTTTGCTGCTCTGCCCTCTGGCCGCGCGGGGAGAAGCGTGTATCCTCGGCTGGGTTCTACCAGGGCGCTTCCGTGCTGGCCTGGGCGCTGCAGGAACCAGCCGTTCTCGCCCCGCTCTCGAGCGCAACCACCAGTGGTTACCTTGCTCTTTACATGGTAGTCTACAAACTACcacaataataaaatgataagttCTGGGGCAAAGCTATGGGGCAAAATGAAAAGCTCTAATTACTTAAAACGTAGCCGTTTACTCTGCTCCTATGCTGCTGAAAACATTCGACAGAATTGGACTGAGCGTCTGTCATAGGGCTCTCAAGTGGGAACAGGTGGCTCTTGAAAGAATATAGGCAATTCCAATTTGTGACTAGCCAGGAATCCACTTTATTAATTGTTTGGAATACTATAGAAACAAGGTTATAGATAGTCAatttgctcaggccagtctccaAAACCTATGAAATTCAACATGTACCCCGTTCATTTAAGGAAGTCAACACTAAGTTCCGAAATGTATGGGAACAAATAGATACGACTCATTGAATGACTTGTTCCTTTTTTCAAGGGTCTCAACCTACAAAGTAACTGGATTATTCCAAAGTAAATTGAATATTAGGTACTGAAGTTAGAATCTCTTGGAGGAGAGATGGGGTagcaagaatctgcattttaaacaaggtTTCAGGGAATTCTCAGATTCACCAAAATCTCCAAACCACTAGAGTATGAACAAAAAGCATTTAAGAACCCTAGTTCACAGATTTGAGGTTTTCATTGAACAgtacaaataagtaaattttggggaaatacagttatttaatttttttactctcaattatttcatgaaataaaagaggaacaatgtaattttagaatttcaaaaaatataataaatttagtttttgaaaGACCAAATCATTCTTAATTTCTATTGAGAGTAGATAATAAAAACTTTGTCAGAGACAGGAACTGACTTATCTAAGGACTACTGAACCAAGAATATGTTATTTCTTGTACTGTTTATAGAGAATGCAAGATAAAATGCTGGTGTGTAAAGAAAGACTATTACTTCTCTGTTTCAGACATGTTGAATTTTAGGggcctgtaaaataaaaagatagcaaTGCTTCATACTTATAGAAAAAACTGCATTAGAAGTATTCATCCACCCCAGGTATTATGAATTGACTATTAATGTGTTCTGTTTTTGTTGGCTTCACTTCTCCCACCTCACATTTGTAAATCTACTACTATTCTTTTTCACTGCTTCCCATGTTAAACCTGCTTTGTTTCCCTTCTAGGATATCGTCTAAATTTTAGTTACTATTGTAATGAATTATAATGGgtttttatttcctaaagaaCATTTGCCCTCATCAAATGAGAAGGCCTCTAAGCTCTCTTCTCTATACCCCAACCAACCTCTAAGTATCCTCTTTTGTCTTGAAAAACTAATGAAGTAATGTGACATGTTATGGAAAGCAGGTAAAACTGATTAAGCCAAAGAACCCATAAAATTGCCAGTATGTTTGATGAATTTTAATAGTAAACAATCTGATTCTATAGTATATGTATCCTCCCCAAAAGCAGAATTCATTAACACTGCCACTGTGACTCAGGCAGATGGCATATATAACTTaaaagaagaatggaagaaaggagggaggaaaggatggaggtaaggagaaagagaaaataagaaaaaaaaaagaaaatataggaaaaaaattgatcCGACATAAAGCTTTTAACAGTCATGAAGTTTATCTTGGATAGTAATGAACTTATGATTAATGGAGATTCCACCAGTCTTcctaaagaggaggtagagacaATGTGATTTCTAAGTTGAAAGAGGATTTGGGATGACAAAGTGAGTAAAATGATCACTGCTGAAATTAAATGCTTGTATTTAGATTTATttgaatttacttaaaataatatgtCAAGAACTGTATACCTGAAGGCAAACATTGCATATATTTCTAAAAGTGTTAgcaaaaaaattagtaaaaatgcTTCTCCCCACTATAGTTTTTTAATGgcctacaaataaaaatattatagaacaaATCATATGATATGCAcctatatatgaaaataaattgaaaaactctcagaaaaaaatatggaacTGATAAAATGCTAAAGAAATGTAGGgctacaataatttttaaaagaagaaactttggggaaaaaatacaagCTTttgattaggaagaaaaaaaaaagatatctgtgcttccttttaaaaataggagcTTCTGAACAGAAATTGCTTGCTTTGCCAGATAGAAGAATGTGTCACAAAGGACATAGTTTTTTCCTGACATTGTGTCTATCATTGTCCCTTAAGCCAGTTTTACTCAAGAAAAAGAGGTAAGAATTCtcctataattaatttaaaagttttgcaagtaaaaaataaagtaaaaattccaCTGGACTACTTTCACTTTTTGTTTAGGA from Microcebus murinus isolate Inina chromosome 12, M.murinus_Inina_mat1.0, whole genome shotgun sequence includes the following:
- the TUSC1 gene encoding tumor suppressor candidate gene 1 protein, whose translation is MWRMRGGATRRGSCGGGHGGGDSRGPGRPGRVRGGGGSSGGVGWRGRAGGARQQLEERFADLAASHLEAIRARDERDRQNARLREENARLRLENRRLKRENRSLFRQALRFPGEDADGTPAEANPGPEEASTNRRARGSGREDQPGSPRALRARLEKLEAMYRRALLQLHVEQRGPRPRGDKEEQPLREPDSGLHARDPEPSGPRL